In the Prochlorococcus marinus str. MIT 9312 genome, TATGACACAACACCATGAGTTACAGAACTATTTTCTTCTAAAAAAAAGAATGTTGATTGAGATAATGCAGAGTTTTCTACACCAAGATTTACTTGTAATAATTCAATATCACAATTTTTTTCTAAAAATATTACTAGGGTTTTTGCCTTTAAAGAATTACTTGATGCATGACTAAAGATTTCAATAGGAGGAATTTTGGATCCGTTTATTTTTAATCCCAAGATATTCTTGTCACAACTTAAAGAAAGATTTAGGAGGTCACTCCAATGTTCATTTTGATCAAAACAAGATATCTGTTGCTTTATGAATTTATCTAATTTATCTTTACTCAATTGCTGTATTGAATAATTTTTTTCTATCAATGAAATTTGGCTATTCTCACCAATTGTTAATCTAATAATATTTTGAGAACTATAAGGATATGATATAAGAGATTTTTGATCTTTTTCATTGACTGAGTAGTCTAAGAAGTTTGATAATTTTGATTTGTTTGATAGTCTCCATATTTCACTTTTAGGATTAGGGAGAGGGTTTGATTGTAATTTATGAAGACAGATTTTTTGTATTTCTGTTGGATTATCAATTAATTTATTGGTTTTTATTTTTTCAATAATTTCCATTTTACGTCTCTTTTACAAAGTTATCAGTCCATTCATAACCTTTGCGTTCAAGCTCTAAAGCAAGATCACTGCCGCCAGTTTTTATGATTTGTCCATCTGCCATAACGTGGACATAATTTGGTTCTATTTCATCTAATAATCTTTGATAGTGAGTAATTAATATAATTCCAGTTTGTGCATTAGATATTTTTTTAATTCCTGATGCGACAATTCTAAGAGCGTCAATGTCTAGACCAGAATCGGTCTCATCTAAAATTGCTATCTTCGGCTCAAGTAAAGCCATTTGCAGAATTTCGTTTCTTTTCTTTTCACCTCCGGAAAATCCTTGATTTACGCTTCTTGATAAGAATGCGTTATCCATTTTTACCAGTTCCAACTTTTCTTTAACTAATTCTTCAAAATCAAAAGTATCTAATTCTTCTTTATTAAGGAATTTTCTTCTAGCATTTGTTGAAACTCTAAGAAACTCGAGATTACTAACGCCTGGAATTTCTATTGGATATTGGAAACCAAGGAAAATTCCTGATTGAGCTCTTTCTTCAGGTTCGAGAGAGTTAATATTTTCACCTGATAATTTTATGTCGCCATTTGTAATGTTATATAAGGGATGTCCTGCAATAATTTTTGAAAGAGTACTTTTACCACATCCATTTCTTCCCATAATGGCATGGATTTCTCCAGGGTAGACAGTAATTGAAACCCCCTTCAAAATTGGAAGATTATCAGTAGATGCAAAGAGATTTCGAACTTCTAAAATTGGATCTGATTCTTTCATGTTACTTTGCATTTCACTTTAGAAATTGATTAATTAACCTACTGAGCCCTCGAGTTTAAGAGCCAGTAACTTATCTGCTTCAGCAGCAAATTCCATAGGTAATTGATTAAATACATCTCTGCAGAAACCACTGACCATCATAGATATTGCCTCTTCAAATTCTATACCTCTGCTCTGGAGATAAAAAAGTTGATCTTCAGAGATTCTACATGTGCTTGCTTCATGCTCAATTTCCGAATTGGGTTGTTGAGATTTTATATAAGGAAATGTATTTGCAGAAGCTTGATCCCCTATTAACATTGAATCACATTGGCTGTAATTTCTTGATCCAATTGCTTTTGTACCCATTTTGACAAGGCCTCTATAGCTATTGATTGAATTGCCTGCACTTATTCCTTTGCTAACAATAGTTGATTTGGTTTTGGGACCAATATGGATCATTTTTGTGCCTGTATCTGCTTGTTGAAGATTATTTGTGAGTGCTACTGAATAAAATTCCCCTACAGATTCTTCGCCTAAAAGAAGACAACTTGGATATTTCCAGGTAATTGCAGAACCTGTTTCAACCTGAGACCAACTAATTTTACTTCTCTTACCTAAACATTTTCCTCTTTTAGTGACAAAATTAAAAATTCCGCCAACACCTTTTTCATCACCAGCATACCAATTTTGTACCGTTGAATACTTTATTGCGGCATCGTCTAGGGCTATTAGTTCTACTACTGCAGCATGTAGGGTATTTGTATCAAACATTGGGGCTGTACAGCCTTCTAGATAGCTTACAGAACTTGATTCTTCGGCAATTATTAGTGTTCTCTCGAATTGTCCAGAATCACCACTATTAATTCTAAAGTAGGAAGATAGGTCCATAGGACAGGTCACGCCTTTTGGGATATAAACAAAAGAACCATCACTAAAAACAGCAGAATTTAGTGCTGCAAAATAATTATCACCAGCTGGAACTACTGTACCTAAATATTTTTCAATCAAATCTGAGTGATTTTTTACTGCTTCACTGATTGAGCAAAATATAACTCCATGTTCGGCAAGTTCCTCTCTAAATGTTGTAGCTATAGAAACACTATCAAACACAGCATCTACTGCTACATTCGTGAGTTTTTTTTGCTCAGTAAGAGGTATTCCTAATTTGTCAAAAGTCTCAAGAAGTTTGGGATCAACTTCATCCAAACTAGAAATCTTTTCTTTTTGTTTGGGAGCAGAATAATAAATTATATCTTGATAATTGATCTCTTTATATCCTAATTCTGCCCAATTAGGTTCCTCCATTTTTTGCCATTTTTTAAAAGCTTTTAATCTAAAATCAAGAAGATATTTTGGCTCTTCTTTTTTTTCTGAAATTAGTCTGATGATATCTTCATTCAATCCCTTTGCAATTTTTTCAGTTTCAATATCTGTAACGAAACCATATTTGTATGGCTCCTTTACTACATCTTTAACTAAATTTTCGTTAACCATGTTATCAAAAATAACTTATTACAATTAGCTTTATATACTTTAAACGAAAGATACCCCTAATATTGAGTTTTTTCCCTTTATTAAAACTAAAAATTAATGTCTAAACATCTTGATCCCTTTTCAAACTCTTTAAACAAGCAAACTATTCAAGAAATTGATAATTTGGATCTACCAATTAAGCAGAAACATCATGTAAGAATACTTGCTCATTGCCTCCAGATTTTTAAAATTATAACTGAAGATAATAGTTCTGAATTATGTGATAAAAATCCTCTAAGAGAATGGTGTGATAATCAATCCAAAAAATTTGATGATAAAAAATTTAGTGATCTGTTTTATGAGCAATTAGAATCAACTGCAAAAAAGTTAAATACTTTTTCACAAAGAATAGGTAAAAATATTCAGGACTTAGAGATAGATGATTTAGTACTTCTAGTTGAACAAAGTTAGAAATCTCCTTAAATTGATCCCGAAGAAAAAATATATTTTTGTTGAGTCGTTAACAAAATTAGGTAATAAAATTTAAAAAAAAAGAAAATTAATTTACATTCAAACAAATTCTAAAAATTAATTAATCCCTCTATTACCAGTTGTTTTGGGGCGAAATACAAATTTTTAAAATCTTTGAGTAGTCAGAGGATCCTGACGACCGGGCTAAAAGTCACACAATTGCAAAAAAAAAAGAACATACTGATCCCAAACAAAAACGGAGATTTTAAAGTGGCTGATGTGATCAGAAATAAAGATCAATTACTCTCACTAACCCTCAGACAATTACGTCAAGAAGCAAGTAAATTATCAGTACCTCTATACAGTAGGAAAACAAAGGCTGTATTAGTTGACTTAATTCTTAAATATCAAGAAAAATCTCCTACGAAAACAAATATCAGTACATCTCAGCCAAATTCTGCAAATAACTTCGAGTCCAATACCTTTAGCAGTAGTGAAGAAGTTAAAACAAATGTAGTGTTTTTACCCCGGGATCCAGACTGGGCATACGTTTTCTGGCAAATTTCAGATGATGATCGAGAAAAAGCTCAATCTTTGGGAGCAAATAAATTATGTCTACGATTATTTGATGCATCTGGTTTTGATGGAAGTAATCTTAATCAAGGAACACTAAGGGAGATAGCAGTTGATAGCTATAGT is a window encoding:
- a CDS encoding SufD family Fe-S cluster assembly protein; translated protein: MEIIEKIKTNKLIDNPTEIQKICLHKLQSNPLPNPKSEIWRLSNKSKLSNFLDYSVNEKDQKSLISYPYSSQNIIRLTIGENSQISLIEKNYSIQQLSKDKLDKFIKQQISCFDQNEHWSDLLNLSLSCDKNILGLKINGSKIPPIEIFSHASSNSLKAKTLVIFLEKNCDIELLQVNLGVENSALSQSTFFFLEENSSVTHGVVSYGENKSNLVNSLNVIQQKNSKYNLGSLHFKFNYARFEIHIKQSAGNAKTNIKGMQVTKNDEQISTHTKIYFNGPNGFLDQINKSLADDKSHAIFEGSIIVPKIAQKTDASQLSRNLLLSNLAQIDTKPQLEIIADDVKCKHGATISQLNEEELFYMRARGITLKEASKLQLSSYFQEIISFIPVVKDRWDLLDKLLNEN
- the sufC gene encoding Fe-S cluster assembly ATPase SufC, with translation MQSNMKESDPILEVRNLFASTDNLPILKGVSITVYPGEIHAIMGRNGCGKSTLSKIIAGHPLYNITNGDIKLSGENINSLEPEERAQSGIFLGFQYPIEIPGVSNLEFLRVSTNARRKFLNKEELDTFDFEELVKEKLELVKMDNAFLSRSVNQGFSGGEKKRNEILQMALLEPKIAILDETDSGLDIDALRIVASGIKKISNAQTGIILITHYQRLLDEIEPNYVHVMADGQIIKTGGSDLALELERKGYEWTDNFVKET
- the sufB gene encoding Fe-S cluster assembly protein SufB, translated to MVNENLVKDVVKEPYKYGFVTDIETEKIAKGLNEDIIRLISEKKEEPKYLLDFRLKAFKKWQKMEEPNWAELGYKEINYQDIIYYSAPKQKEKISSLDEVDPKLLETFDKLGIPLTEQKKLTNVAVDAVFDSVSIATTFREELAEHGVIFCSISEAVKNHSDLIEKYLGTVVPAGDNYFAALNSAVFSDGSFVYIPKGVTCPMDLSSYFRINSGDSGQFERTLIIAEESSSVSYLEGCTAPMFDTNTLHAAVVELIALDDAAIKYSTVQNWYAGDEKGVGGIFNFVTKRGKCLGKRSKISWSQVETGSAITWKYPSCLLLGEESVGEFYSVALTNNLQQADTGTKMIHIGPKTKSTIVSKGISAGNSINSYRGLVKMGTKAIGSRNYSQCDSMLIGDQASANTFPYIKSQQPNSEIEHEASTCRISEDQLFYLQSRGIEFEEAISMMVSGFCRDVFNQLPMEFAAEADKLLALKLEGSVG